The following nucleotide sequence is from Cellvibrio sp. PSBB006.
AACTGTATCGCTATTCTCCTACAGAAAAAAAATTGGACGAGTGGGTAACACCTGAACCAGTAGGCAGTTTTGCTTTTGTTGAGGGTGATTCACGTTTGTTGCTCGCGCTGGCGACCGGATTTGCCTGGTTTGACCTGAATACACGTCGCTGTGACTGGATTGCACGACCGGAACTTACATTGGCGGGCAATCGGTTTAATGATGGCAGGGTAGATCGGCAGGGGCGTTTTTGGGCGGGCACAACGGTGGAGCAGAAACTGTCGGATGACCAGGCAGCAGCGCTCTATTGTCTGGATAGGCAGCAGGGTGTGACACGGCATCTTGAAGGTTTACGGATATCCAACAGTTTGTGTTGGAGCCCCGACTCGCTCAAGTTGTATCACGCTGACTCGCCGAATTACCAGGTCGATGTGTATGATTTTGATGCGCAAAATGGCCAGCTCAGCAATAAAAAAATCTTTGCGAAAGTGCC
It contains:
- a CDS encoding SMP-30/gluconolactonase/LRE family protein; the protein is MSRFQLRDTVVCENILGEGVQWNQHDQCVWWTDIPAAKLYRYSPTEKKLDEWVTPEPVGSFAFVEGDSRLLLALATGFAWFDLNTRRCDWIARPELTLAGNRFNDGRVDRQGRFWAGTTVEQKLSDDQAAALYCLDRQQGVTRHLEGLRISNSLCWSPDSLKLYHADSPNYQVDVYDFDAQNGQLSNKKIFAKVPPGIEPDGACVDQQGYVWNAQWGGGRVVRYSPTGEVDRILNLPVTQPTCVALGGPEMNWLFVTSARKGLSNSQLAVQPQAGALFIYQTDVCGLPEERYRPV